The DNA window gcacatcaaaacgatccaaaaagtacaaaccgaactcaatttagtaaaaaaaaaaaaaaaaaaatttcaaaatttgacgaaacgcagttacaaacgcaatgccaaacactcTCTTAATTCCAGTCAACATACAATCACTGCtttgagaaaggaaagtgttttccttcggttaaaaaaaggaaaacactttcctttggcgtgcaagtgaattataattcacttagcagcgaattataattcacttctACAGTTTCACTGCTACAGCGaattcactgctactgtagcagtgaattaaaatgcagagatggcgaattataattcactgctacagttcACAGTTActgtagcagcgaattataattcattgctactagcagtgaattaaaatgcaaaggttatttttttttttttgattaattaagtccttaattctcttgatttcataattaaatcaatttccaattaaacccttgatttaattaattaacctagtcaagagtttaattaaatctttaaacttccaatcatgttgcccttaacccaaattttaatttcatccttcatttattttatttttattttttattattttttttaaataataaaaataaaaaggtcaaaattgggttatgacaattgtaagtgattaaatattttatattaaatattttatatatattagataaacttgaaaaaaaaattaattcattattaaattattttccagttcattttccataacacaaccaaacactggaaagtgttttccagtttattttccataacactaccaaacatcggaaaatactttcccggaattcactttccaggaattcattttccccggaattcactttccaaaaggaaaccactttcctgcaaacaaacggagccttagttatatataaaacattcaCATGAGTAAGCGCAAGTACTTTCATACTATTCGGATAGCATGTGCAGCGTCGTTAAATAGCCAAGCTCAAGCTTCTACACCACCGTTGTAATCCTCACGGCATGGCCTCCATCCTGGAATGATGCGTGTGGCAAAAAATCCTCCATCCTAGAATGATGTGTGGCAAAAAATATTGGGTTTTGTGATGataaccatttatttttttaattcttattttctctttccttctcAATTTCAAAGCCTTTTTCAAGGCATTTTCCAAGCAGCCATTCgatctatttttctttcatatttggcttattttatttttattaatttttttattttatattatcaattgaatttaatttttctttcaatttaatccttctttgattttcttcacctctttcattttttatcctcattattttgatttttagttattctttttatttaattatctctTCAATTATatctctcaatattttataccattttgttaattggagaatttttttcaattgcatcctgtaatatttttatcattcttttaattgattttttttcaattacatccctcaatattttagtttattttattttatatcaaatttgattcattttttttattaccttttttttttaatccttttttttttttttcttgatttttatacatcaagattttattaatcATGATTTTGTTAACTTCTCGATTCATGAGTTGGTAAGATTTGACTGGGTtggctttaattttttatttagttatatataaaacattagttaattttaaaagtcaGCTATGCATGACATTCACATGAGTACGCGCAAGTGCTTTCATATTATTCAGATAGCACGTGAAGCGTTGTTGGATAGCTAAGCTCAGGCTTCTACACCAACGTTGTAATCCTCACGGCATAAAGATGAACGAAATTACCAAGAAGCTTTACACCATACATGAAGGCTTGTTATTGAGCCAAATATACAAACGAGGCTCATCACTAACTAATAAATTATCATGTATATGATGGGAGATGTGACTTGAAAGACTTGTCACAATATACATAAATTTGTgtgttatgtttttatctttgtttttaagtgtattttaaaagtattttttatttgtaaaaatattaaatttattattttatagttttttttataatttcaatatactaatataaaaataaaaaaaatatttcagtatattttttaataaaaaaactttcaaaaaattatgcagtaaaaaaaacatgtcacgCATGTTTTTAAGCCACGAGTATATAAGATATTTGAGAATAtgataattattgaattttaaagtatttttttatttaaaaatatattaaaataataattttttatttgttataaaattatttgtgatattattacattaaaaaatttaaaaaaataaaaaaaatcttttaaaaaaatatttcatgaaaCATCATTTATAATGCAATTCCAAACAAACAACGCCAAACACTTATTATTGAGCTGTGCTATGGCCTCTTGAAAGCTACACCCTGCCAGGCCTTTAACCTCTCCTCAACGAAAGAGTGCAGATAAGATTCGTCATGAGATAATTGATATTCCTCCTACCAACCACCACATCATAAAACATGTCTCACAATTTTGCTGTGATATTATCTcgttgaatattttatttagattaaaacAGATGGCTTTTATTCATTTGAGTACAGGAGAgtttagaaaaacataaaaatgatacaattatatataaaaaaatataattagcagaaaatatcaatattatttttatcagaaGAGAGCATCTACGACGACGGACCGCCAACACCCGCCATTAAACTTGTATCAGACAGGGGCTACAAGAGCGAAGAGTCTCGATCACTATGTAAAAGCGACGCGTACACGTGGACCAAACAGGCAGCACCATTCACGTCGCAAcaaaaactttgaaatttaaaatgaagCGCTCAAAACACTTTCACCACGTTCTACAGCAAATGTGTGACTATATGGAATATTAAAGGCACCATAATGGAATGGAAGCAAGGAATGCATGCACGTTGAGCGGGTCTGGTATTGTTGTGttggtatttttaatttattaaaattatttttatacataaaaaaaatatttttaatatcaacacataaaaaaaaaaaaataaaaaaatattataaattcaaaattttgataaatgatGTTTTGAATGTAATATCAAAGATGCTTTAAGAGGTTGTTTGTGaacatgataattttttgtttttaaatggttttgaataatgcatttgttttgaaaaattattaaattaaatttttaatattttttttataattttgatttactaatatgaaaaattattttattaaaagaaaatcatttttaaaaaaacaaaccacacCACAACatcaaataataagaaaagaaataatttattcatgttaaaatatgaGATCCAAGTCAGGGTAACACGGGGGTGTGTatgatcattgtttttttcttttaataataaagtgataGATCTCTATTTAATTAGCTCTATCTAAACTTTTGCTGTGTCACGAATGAGATGAGATATACTTACATTAGTACATGGATATCAAAAGTCACAATATTTACATGTTTAAtccatatattaataaataaataaaaaagagagaggaaaatgGAGTAGTGGTCTATAATAGTCAAATACAGTAATAATGTGTTTTGATGTGGAAGATAGTTTCTGTCTTCTGAAGTGCTGTTCGCCATTCATCGATATCCATCTATGTCAAACTTTCCTCCATAGCCGCTCACGAAAGCAAGAACCCGTtgatgtaaattaattaatatttattttctttcattttttaaggGGTGTTCGGCGcttacaatagttttttttttttcaaattatttttttatatattttcaaattatttaaatatactaatataaaaatatattattttaatatatttcaaaataaaaaatactttaaaaaataataataataattattattattattttattatcatcctAGACACCACCTTTGACCTCCCTTCTTTCTTTCACTTGCTTGGTatgtgtttgaaaatgtgattttgattattttttaaagtattttttattaaaaaaatatattaataatttttttatttttaaaaaattatttttaaattagtatatcaaaataatttaaaaacatcaaaaaatatattaattcaaagaaaaaaaaacttttgaaacagATGCCATTATCTATTTCAttggtagattttttttttttttttttacttttcttttattgttttcattcaaaattattttattattattattaccatgaTAACGACAGTGAAGACGATGTCAAGTTTTCAAATCTCACATGCAAGTCACTTAATTTAATAGAAGTACATGTTATGCAGTCAATGGTATAAACGATATCAACATCTCGTTTATAATCAAAATCACGtactaaattgaatttaaattatataaaaaaaaaattgataacctatcataatttttatatctgaaataaaatattaaattatacaatttaatttaattatattgtctCAAATACTCATCGAAATGAACTGAGATAACAatattgattatattttatagataaGAACCCTTATATCtattcaaaatgacataaaatatatagacgttttaaaaaaagaatgaatataGACCCATCTcatattaattgttaattaaatatttgttgatttttttttgaaaaacatatatttattgaaaaacttcttgttcaaaatcttttcattggaatgcagagaaaaaaaaattatagaaatattCTAATCAGAATTCTAATATTCTACTCAGATCAatcataaataagataaatattaaaCCAACACAAATCacattacaaaataaacaaattaatgactaatataatttttacaatgttaataatttaaaaacacactaCAATACTTAGCtttaataattcaaaagatATCACTATACATATCATATCATGAGAAGTTTCAACTTCAAAATTAGCCTAgcaataccaaaaaaaagaaaaaaagaagaaagattcgggcaaaaaagaaaaaggaaagattaaTAATATACCTTAAGAGGaacaaaaaatatcttgatgAGGATTGATGTCAagtggagaaaaaaatattattgcgtAGCAAatggtttttgaaagaaaagaaagaggtgTACGagagaaacaacaaaaacaaggtTTGTATTAATATAtgtgtatttttgaaatattatttttcatgttaatttcAAAAGAGATTACTGTAGCAAATTAGAGAGTTTCATATCTGATTTATTcctatatctttttaataaattgaattttattttaaatttaaattaatataataaaaaaaaattaaaatacaataatttatttaactatttgaattaaatttaattcccGGGTTAGAAGTAAGTTGCAAAGAAATCCATTGCACAAGGGTAGaatctaaaaacaaacactGTACATGGGCAAAAtccatagaaaaataaaagtaaagggGCAAAACGTAACATAAGCCCATCGTGGGAGTAATGAGTGAAAGACAGAGGCAGGAGATTAATTTGCTCAAAAGTTCCATCAATCTTTCTGCCGTGCTCTTGATAcaggttgtgtttgtttttgtctggaaaaatattttcatgttttatataattttaaattgttttaatattaatataaaaaataatttttttaaaaaataaaaaactttaaaaaataacttttgcgAAATACTACCGTAGAGTAGGTAAACATATAGCATCTTGGTTTTGCCTTTTCTCTGTGTCTCCACATCTCTTGATTGTTTCTGTAAGTAAATTTGATTTAGATGTAAGACACACTACACCTCCTAGTGGTACACTACACCTCCTAGTGGCCAGCGAATGCGAATGTTTCCATACCTTTCCTTTACTGTTTGTtgttcgagaaaaaaaaaaaaacatgtagtgGTAGTAGTAAAGGAAGAAGTTGATTGCTAGTCTAGAATCCAAGAGACTCCGTTTGAACCAAACAGTAATACCTCTCCCTCGGTACCATCCTTGTAAAAGATTACAAAAAGagaaacttttcttttcttctccttttcttggCTTTATTTTAGAGCATAGCATTGATAAAGGGTGGGGAGCGTCAAAGGCAGAGACACACACGCACTCACATAAACAAATTCAGTGATCACAAGAGAGAGTaaagaatgcaagcttcaaacAAGTGGAAGAGGAATGCTCGTGGAAATCACGAAGAAGAATCGAAGAAGAAGGAGAGACACATAGTCACATGGACTCAACTGGTAAttaatcaatttctttctttctttcttgtttattgGAATTGCAGTATCTGATTGATTTGTTGGAGCACAGGAAGATGATATACTTCGGCAGCAGATCAGCCTAAATGGGACTGAAAAGTGAGAACAACcaaattgatgtttttcttttaattgctcttCAATGGTTTAAATCATTTGAGGGGTTTTGTGTGTTGCTGCAGTTGGGCTATCATTGCTTCTAAATTCAAGGATAAAACCACAAGACAATGCAGAAGAAGGTTAGTGGGTTATTGCAGcatatatacatgtatatacATCATCGCTCTGGTTGTCTTCTCTCCTCTACTTTGGGCCTTAATAAGCTATCAATTACTTCAGATGGTACACATATCTGAACTCCGATTTCAAGAAAGGCGGATGGTCACCAGAGGAAGACATGCTCTTGTGCGAGGTACTCTGATTTTGCTCTCTTTAGCATGCTATATAACCCTGTCTTGTCTTGgcttttttcttcaaatgttTTTAATGGGAAAAAGGTTGCTTCAATTTGCAAAGTCAAAACTATGGTTTGATTTTTCTGCTTCATCATTGATTGCTCTTTTCCCTAGATAAACATGTTAAGTGGTCCTGTTTGCTCATCACTGCATCTGATAACTTCAGTTGGTCTGCAGgcacaaaaaatatttggaaacaGATGGACAGAAATTGCAAAGGTTGTTTCAGGCAGGTATACAATGTTTTTGCATGCTCCTCTTCTCAAATTATTCGCATATTTTTGCGTGGTTTAATGCTTATAATATccttatttcaaaaatatgctACTTCTGCAGAACGGATAATGCTGTGAAGAACCGTTTCTCCACGTTGTGCAAGAAGAGAGCAAAATACGAGGCTTTAgcaaaagagaacaaaaacacACACATCAACTTAAATAACAAAAGAATCATGTTACATCACGGGTTAAACGGAGACGGAGCACCAGAAAGTGATCCTCCAATTAAGAAGATAAGGTACAGTGCAGTTTTGGTATCAGTATACAATAGTACCAGGAAAAGTAACTAGCATAGTATAAAACTCATGTTTGTTCAAATGCAGGAAGTCCCACATCCCTGGTCTTGCAGGAAATTGCAACTTTGGAGACAGATCACACCCACAATGTGGAAATCAGCAACCTAGACCTCCATTTTCAGTGTTGGCCCAAAACTTTCACAACGTTAACGTGGCTTCCCGACATCATGTCAGCGGTGTCAAGGAGGTCTCCATTGATGGTAAAACACCTAAAACAAAGACTTTCCAATTAGGaggtggttattttttatttctttttattttttggttaaatcCGGGTCCGAGAGACTTACACCCTGCATAAACAGGGTAGAGATACCCTGCTTCATCCTGCTGAAGCAAGGAAAGAAGACCCAGGGGTTGAGACAAATATTGAATCCCAATATCAATATCTAAGCCTCCATTAGCATTCCAATCCACCTACCGATTTCCTTCTTTATATGCATGACTAATCCTGATGCTCCAATCCCTTTGCTGAAGTCGAAAAAATTCCTGAACAAGAGGATCAGTCGCCAAACTGCTAGCTTTTTAGTTTAATACATTGAATACTACCTCTGAATCAACTTCTACTTCCACATTCTTATACTCCTTTGGCCATGTAAGGTCTAGCTCAAGCCCCATTCAAACTACCACAATTCAGCTTTCaaatcattagttttttttccagctTTACAAAAACTGAGGAACGCTACAGGGGCTTTATGACAGACAACCAATAACATGCATAATCTATCATCTCTATCAATTTAGTCGGTGTTGATTGCTGATCATTCTCTGTGATAAAtctttaatgttgaataatcTCTTTCCTTGCTATTCATTTAGCAGTTCAAAACAGTATGATTCAGAGACCATTTCTCAAAAAGGATGATCCAAAGATAACTGCTCTAATGCAACAAGCAGAGCTTCTCAGCTCACTTGCACTTAAAGTCAGTGAAGAAAATACAGACCAGAGTCTGGAAAATGCTTGGAAGGTGAGCTTTTGTTGTCAACATCTAAATATCTGATGCACTTGACCACTTGTGTAGGTGCAGTTTATCAATTTGACCTTCAGCGTTATAGAGATAAGCATAATTATAATGTCAAACTGGTTTTTACCCAAGATTAATCAACTTCCATGTTTCACCATGTATATGTGGTAACGTGGAAAGTTGAACTGATTACATTGATCTCACAGGCTCAGTACAACAGTACCCCCAAGTATATTCCTCCTTGACTCTTATTTTGCACACAGATTTTGCTTCTGtcctcatatttttatataacatgACATTCAGGTTCTCCAAGATTTCCTGAATCGGAGCAAAGAAAATGTACATGGACAAAAAATCTGTGACATTGATTTTAAACTTGATGATTTTAAAGACCTGATAGAGGATCTAAGGAGTAGTAATGATGGAAGTCGACCATCTTGGAGGTAATAGAAACAGGCGTTTTAATATTTGGGATTAAGCATGATTACTCATCATACAGTGTCTAATTTATGGTTAAAATGCTGTAGGCAACCTGGTTTATATGAGGAGTCTCCAGCCAGTTCTGAATACAGTACAGGATCAACTCTATTGCCATACCCAGCCCCTGACAAAACAGAACAAACTCAAGCTGAGATTGGTGCACTGCATAAggatattgaaattgaaatgcaAATGGTTcgtattgacaaagaaaattttgtgGGTGCATGTGGTAAAGAAATTATTTCCAGTGCAGATATAACCCAAGGTAATGAATTTTTCATGTCTGATAGGGTTGGTGAAATGTACTTTTGTTTCTTGTCACGTGGAGATTAGGATGCCTTAAAACTACATCTGCTAATGAATTTAAATCTACTGCAGTGGAGATGTTTCCATCCTGTGATGAGCAAACAAAAAACGACATTGTTGTTTCTGCCTCATTGAGTACAGAGTTCAGTTCCCCTCTTCAAGTTACCCCACTTTTCAGATCCTTAGCAGCAGGAATTCCCAGCCCAAAATTTTCAGAGAGTGTAAGTCAACTTTGGCCATCAATTCTACCGACTATTAATCCATAAGTTCTGATTAAGTGGTGTTAGTTTGTGAACCTATCCCTTGTTGCTGTTAGTACTAGGAGGAACTGTCTCTCTAAAGATTAAGCCTCTAGTTTCATATGGCTTGCAGGGTTAGAGCTTACCACTAGGCAAAAGCATTAAAACTATAATGATTATGAATAGTTGCAGCTGATTTAGTTGCAGAAGTAGTACAACTTGAGTCTACATTACCACTGATTTTAGGGGTGATAGTAACAAGAATTGGAGGATTAGTGATTATCAAATCACCAGCAGCAAaagtacttgattttttttcttttgtttttccttttatgaaGACTCCTATAAagctaataatataaaaactaaaagggaCCTAAGAATGTTACTAATAATTCATACTATTGTAGGACACTGAGCTTGCTGTCGTAGTTCAAGCATTAGCATTAGCATTAGCAGTAAGGGT is part of the Populus alba chromosome 10, ASM523922v2, whole genome shotgun sequence genome and encodes:
- the LOC118046559 gene encoding transcription factor MYB124 isoform X2, translated to MQASNKWKRNARGNHEEESKKKERHIVTWTQLEDDILRQQISLNGTENWAIIASKFKDKTTRQCRRRWYTYLNSDFKKGGWSPEEDMLLCEAQKIFGNRWTEIAKVVSGRTDNAVKNRFSTLCKKRAKYEALAKENKNTHINLNNKRIMLHHGLNGDGAPESDPPIKKIRKSHIPGLAGNCNFGDRSHPQCGNQQPRPPFSVLAQNFHNVNVASRHHVSGVKEVSIDVQNSMIQRPFLKKDDPKITALMQQAELLSSLALKVSEENTDQSLENAWKVLQDFLNRSKENVHGQKICDIDFKLDDFKDLIEDLRSSNDGSRPSWRQPGLYEESPASSEYSTGSTLLPYPAPDKTEQTQAEIGALHKDIEIEMQMVRIDKENFVGACGKEIISSADITQVEMFPSCDEQTKNDIVVSASLSTEFSSPLQVTPLFRSLAAGIPSPKFSESERNFLLKTLGVESPCPGPSINPLQPPLCKRSLLQSL
- the LOC118046559 gene encoding transcription factor MYB124 isoform X1: MQASNKWKRNARGNHEEESKKKERHIVTWTQLEDDILRQQISLNGTENWAIIASKFKDKTTRQCRRRWYTYLNSDFKKGGWSPEEDMLLCEAQKIFGNRWTEIAKVVSGRTDNAVKNRFSTLCKKRAKYEALAKENKNTHINLNNKRIMLHHGLNGDGAPESDPPIKKIRKSHIPGLAGNCNFGDRSHPQCGNQQPRPPFSVLAQNFHNVNVASRHHVSGVKEVSIDAVQNSMIQRPFLKKDDPKITALMQQAELLSSLALKVSEENTDQSLENAWKVLQDFLNRSKENVHGQKICDIDFKLDDFKDLIEDLRSSNDGSRPSWRQPGLYEESPASSEYSTGSTLLPYPAPDKTEQTQAEIGALHKDIEIEMQMVRIDKENFVGACGKEIISSADITQVEMFPSCDEQTKNDIVVSASLSTEFSSPLQVTPLFRSLAAGIPSPKFSESERNFLLKTLGVESPCPGPSINPLQPPLCKRSLLQSL